The Salvia miltiorrhiza cultivar Shanhuang (shh) chromosome 1, IMPLAD_Smil_shh, whole genome shotgun sequence genome has a window encoding:
- the LOC131020520 gene encoding uncharacterized protein LOC131020520, which yields MLVMELEHGNDFVVADTASDSSISPDKKRKKLLNSQTFRRDKGKTPISFRPASRINIFDVTPVKSTGYNKKYPNTNVKYSEPVTVRNECIVVDDDNGGELVSKANSIGCPSQITRSKVLSLNTRTTLASFHDSLLKLNAAQQDAIRDTGFGYLLDLTVKELPGRLAYWAPKSFNPKTCELEISSNFRLKVTVDDVYRVFGLPKGVQRIKRFDRQTNHALFDEWFSLFGVGNRDKIKIGLVLNEMVRCKNGGTWFKRHFMIAMCFSLFESFSNGTVHPHILYTLFDVDNLDKWDWAEYMLRSLVENRDTWNGNESKMYIGPSLFLVLFYVDRINISGAITKRVFPVLLNWSSYDLRECQRIEMK from the exons atGTTAGTGATGGAGTTGGAGCATGGCAATGATTTTGTCGTTGCAG ATACAGCAAGTGATTCTTCAATTTCACcggataagaaaagaaaaaagttacTAAATTCACAGACTTTCAGACGTGATAAAG GAAAAACACCCATTTCATTTCGACCTGCCAGTCGCATCAATATATTTGATGTTACCCCTG TCAAATCCACAGGTTATAACAAGAAGTATCCAAACACTAATGTCAAATATTCTGAACCAGTAACCGTAAGGAATGAATGCATTGTTGTTGACGATGATAATGGTGGAGAGCTTGTAAGCAAAGCTAATTCCATCGGTTGTCCATCTCAGATAACTAGATCAAAAGTTTTATCTTTGAATACAAGGACAACACTAGCATCATTCCACGATTCTTTGTTGAAACTTAATGCTGCCCAACAAGATGCAATTCGAGATACTGGTTTTGGTTATCTATTAGATTTAACAGTGAAGGAGCTTCCTGGCAGACTTGCATATTGGGCACCGAAAAGTTTCAACCCAAAAACTTGTGAACTAGAAATCAGTTCTAACTTTCGATTGAAGGTTACAGTAGATGATGTTTATCGTGTATTTGGTTTACCGAAAGGAGTTCAAAGGATCAAAAGATTTGATCGCCAAACGAACCATGCGCTATTTGATGAGTGGTTTTCCTTGTTTGGTGTTGGGAATCGCGATAAAATCAAGATTGGGCTTGTACTTAATGAAATGGTCCGTTGTAAGAATGGAGGAACTTGGTTTAAGAGACACTTCATGATTGCAATGTGCTTCTCACTATTTGAAAGCTTTTCTAATGGAACAGTTCACCCGCACATATTGTATACTCTGTTTGACGTCGATAATCTCGACAAGTGGGATTGGGCTGAATATATGCTAAGAAGTTTGGTTGAGAATAGAGACACATGGAATGGCAACGAATCAAAGATGTATATAGGTCCATCTTTATTTCTGGTG CTTTTTTATGTTGATCGTATCAACATCAGTGGAGCAATCACTAAGAGAGTATTCCCCGTTTTGTTGAACTGGTCGAGCTATGATCTACGCGAATGCCAGCGAATAGAAATGAAATGA